A genome region from Arachis duranensis cultivar V14167 chromosome 6, aradu.V14167.gnm2.J7QH, whole genome shotgun sequence includes the following:
- the LOC107492368 gene encoding uncharacterized protein LOC107492368 has protein sequence MANRADPDIDDDLRDLYKEYTGPLGSAPTNTQDREKSNKRSHAGSDEEEEPRDPNAVPTDFTSREAKVWEAKSKATERNWKKRKEEEMICKLCGESGHFTQGCPTTLGANRKSQDFFERIPARDKNVRALFTEKVLNKIERDIGCKIKMDEKFIIVSGKDRLILAKGVDAVHKIREEGEQRGTSSSHMARSRSPEQSPVGARFQRSEPQRSHSGPRNASQFQQRFGRQERAVEDRVREDMQKFARGSPQAYGNSGARGRSSHSRSPRQPPYTGNSYNSIDGRNQNIGSYRNDGWDSHRRESAGIQPSHQFDYSTSPKTLEELELEYKKEATELMKNRDREEDEENFKHREAVRDLRENYMNKVAMLRVSHAKQWEEFLQLEAQRHQQHTIQQIPSGFGSYKQQNFTEYDGSAVNPHYAGPNLPLESRNRFSDMETYPTRPHDNFGDFQRRGGDFAKAYNRY, from the exons ATGGCAAATAGAGCTGATCCTGATATTGACGACGATTTGCGTGATCTTTACAAGGAGTACACTGGTCCTCTGGGATCTGCTCCTACCAATACGCAAGATAgggaaaaatcaaacaaaaggTCTCATGCTGGTTCAGATGAAGAGGAGGAGCCACGGGACCCTAATGCTGTTCCAACCGATTTCACCAGCCGAGAGGCTAAGGTTTGGGAGGCTAAGTCAAAGGCTACTGAGAGGAattggaagaaaaggaaagaagaggaaaTGATCTGCAAACTTTGTGGAGAATCAGGGCATTTCACTCAG GGTTGTCCGACTACTCTTGGAGCAAACCGCAAGTCTCAAGATTTCTTTGAAAGGATACCCGCAAGGGATAAAAATGTAAGAGCGCTTTTCACAGAGAAAGTTCTAAACAAGATTGAAAGGGATATTGGCTGCAAAATTAAGATGGATGAGAAATTTATTATTGTCAGTGGTAAGGATAGATTAATTTTGGCAAAAGGTGTTGATGCGGTGCACAAGATTAGAGAGGAGGGTGAACAAAGAggaacttctagttctcacaTGGCCAGGTCAAGGTCTCCTGAGCAAAGTCCTGTTGGTGCTCGGTTTCAACGATCTGAGCCCCAGAGGTCTCATTCTGGACCGCGAAATGCATCTCAGTTTCAACAAAGGTTTGGTAGGCAAGAGAGAGCTGTTGAAGACCGCGTGCGAGAGGACATGCAAAAGTTTGCAAGAGGTTCTCCACAAG CTTATGGTAATAGTGGAGCAAGAGGTCGGTCAAGCCATTCAAGATCACCAAGACAGCCCCCTTACACAGGGAACTCATATAATTCAATTGATGGCCGCAATCAGAACATAGGATCTTATAGGAATGATGGGTGGGATTCTCACAGAAGAGAATCTGCAGGGATCCAACCCAGTCATCAGTTTGATTATAGCACTTCCCCCAAGACTTTAGAAGAATTAGAGTTGGAGTATAAGAAAGAGGCAACTGAGCTAATGAAAAACCGTGACagggaagaagatgaagaaaatttCAAGCATCGTGAG GCTGTTCGAGACTTGAGGGAGAACTACATGAACAAAGTTGCTATGTTAAGGGTCTCACATGCTAAACAATGGGAAGAGTTTCTTCAGCTTGAAGCCCAGAGGCATCAACAGCACACAATCCAACAAATCCCTTCTGGTTTTGGCAGTTATAAGCAGCAGAATTTCACCGAATATGATGGTTCCGCTGTCAATCCTCACTATGCTGGGCCCAACTTACCCTTGGAATCGAGGAACAGGTTCTCAGACATGGAGACTTATCCTACCAGGCCTCACGATAATTTTGGTGATTTTCAGAGGCGTGGTGGAGATTTTGCAAAAGCTTACAACAGATATTAA